In Halapricum desulfuricans, a single window of DNA contains:
- the secY gene encoding preprotein translocase subunit SecY: protein MSWKDTAEPVLTRMPSVERPDRHVPFKRKLAWTAGVLVLYFFLTNVFLFGLERGAGSDAFGRFRSILAGGQGTIVHLGIGPIVTGSIVLQLLGGANLLGLDTQNNPRDQILYQGLQKLLVIAMVVLTGLPMVFAGNFLPASETLAQTFPGGTFGVNMLMFGQVFVGGVLILYMDEVISKWGVGSGVGLFIIAGVSQRLIGGIIAIEALPGATLGIIPAYIRMALGNLPVTAENLFFGFQSGSGQISGILAIITTILIFVIVVYAESVRVEIPLSHARVKGARGRFPVKLIYASVLPMILVRALQQNIQFIGQLLNSQASLPAWVGAYNAQGQPISGLFYYLAPIQTRQDWMWFVTTPTGSPEVWQILLRVAVDLTFMVIGGAIFAIFWVETTDMGPEATAQQIQNSGMQIPGFRQNPGVLEKVLERYIPQVTVIGGALVGLLAVGANMLGTIGGVSGTGLLLTVSITYKLYEEIAEEQLMEMHPMMRQMFG from the coding sequence ATGAGCTGGAAGGACACCGCCGAACCGGTGCTCACCCGCATGCCCTCCGTGGAGCGGCCCGACCGACACGTGCCGTTCAAACGGAAGCTGGCCTGGACTGCGGGCGTCCTGGTCCTGTATTTCTTCCTGACGAACGTGTTCCTGTTCGGGCTCGAGCGCGGTGCCGGTAGCGACGCGTTCGGCCGCTTCCGATCGATCCTCGCGGGCGGACAGGGGACGATCGTCCATCTCGGTATCGGCCCGATCGTCACGGGGAGCATCGTCCTGCAACTACTGGGCGGTGCGAACCTGCTGGGGCTCGACACCCAGAACAACCCCCGCGATCAGATCCTCTATCAGGGGCTGCAGAAGCTGCTTGTGATCGCGATGGTCGTGCTGACGGGACTCCCGATGGTGTTCGCCGGGAACTTCCTGCCGGCGAGTGAGACGCTCGCACAGACGTTCCCGGGCGGCACGTTCGGCGTGAACATGCTCATGTTCGGGCAGGTGTTCGTCGGCGGTGTTCTCATCCTGTACATGGACGAGGTGATCAGCAAGTGGGGCGTCGGCAGCGGCGTCGGGCTGTTCATCATCGCCGGCGTGAGCCAGCGGCTCATCGGCGGCATCATCGCTATCGAGGCACTCCCCGGGGCGACGCTCGGTATCATCCCGGCGTATATTCGGATGGCGCTCGGCAATCTACCCGTCACCGCCGAGAACCTCTTCTTCGGGTTCCAGAGCGGGAGCGGACAGATTTCGGGCATCCTCGCGATCATCACGACGATCCTTATCTTCGTGATCGTGGTTTATGCCGAGTCCGTCCGGGTCGAGATCCCGTTGAGTCACGCCCGGGTCAAGGGCGCACGCGGGCGCTTCCCGGTCAAACTCATCTACGCGAGCGTCCTGCCGATGATCCTCGTGCGGGCGCTCCAGCAGAACATCCAGTTCATCGGGCAACTGCTCAACTCCCAGGCCTCGCTGCCGGCCTGGGTCGGTGCGTACAACGCGCAGGGCCAGCCCATCAGTGGGTTGTTCTACTACCTGGCTCCGATCCAGACGCGCCAGGACTGGATGTGGTTCGTCACGACACCGACCGGGAGTCCGGAAGTCTGGCAGATCCTGCTGCGGGTGGCCGTGGACCTGACGTTCATGGTCATCGGCGGTGCGATCTTCGCCATCTTCTGGGTCGAGACGACCGACATGGGGCCGGAAGCGACGGCCCAGCAGATCCAGAACTCCGGGATGCAGATCCCCGGGTTCCGGCAGAACCCCGGCGTCCTCGAGAAGGTGCTCGAACGATACATCCCGCAGGTGACTGTCATCGGCGGTGCACTCGTTGGCCTGCTCGCCGTCGGCGCGAACATGCTCGGGACGATCGGTGGCGTCTCCGGAACGGGGCTGCTGCTGACTGTCTCGATTACCTACAAGCTCTACGAGGAGATCGCCGAAGAACAGCTCATGGAGATGCACCCCATGATGCGCCAGATGTTCGGTTAA
- a CDS encoding uL15m family ribosomal protein, translating into MTSKKKRQRGSRTHGGGSHKNRRGAGHRGGRGAAGRDKHEFHNHEPLGKSGFTRPEKSKETVETIDVRELDEDAPLLAADGLAEETDGGYRIDVREIVDTTADTDVVKVLGAGQVRNELELVADDFSESAREKVEAAGGSVELTERGEKRQAEDGSDADNE; encoded by the coding sequence ATGACGAGCAAGAAGAAACGCCAGCGCGGTTCGCGCACGCACGGCGGCGGTTCCCACAAGAACCGACGCGGGGCCGGTCACCGCGGCGGTCGCGGCGCGGCCGGTCGGGACAAACACGAGTTCCACAACCACGAACCGCTCGGCAAGTCCGGGTTCACGCGCCCGGAGAAGAGCAAAGAAACCGTCGAGACGATCGACGTTCGCGAACTCGACGAGGACGCGCCGCTGCTCGCAGCGGACGGCCTCGCAGAGGAGACCGACGGCGGTTACCGGATCGATGTCCGCGAGATCGTCGATACGACCGCCGACACCGACGTCGTGAAGGTGCTCGGTGCCGGGCAGGTCCGCAACGAGCTCGAGCTGGTCGCCGACGACTTCTCCGAGAGCGCTCGCGAGAAAGTCGAGGCCGCGGGGGGCAGCGTCGAGCTGACCGAACGCGGGGAGAAGCGACAGGCTGAAGACGGATCCGACGCCGACAACGAATAA
- a CDS encoding 50S ribosomal protein L30, producing the protein MKAVVQLRGEVNMSGDVEDTLDMLNLGRVNHATLVPDTDAYRGMITKVNDWVAHGEPSQDALETVLKKRAEPLEGDGFDDDSWWATWETDYDSVGELAQALLEEETTLKEQGLSPTLRLHPPRGGHDGIKHPTKEGGQLGKQATEDIDELLEAMR; encoded by the coding sequence ATGAAGGCAGTGGTTCAACTTCGCGGCGAGGTCAACATGTCCGGCGATGTCGAGGATACGCTCGACATGCTGAACCTGGGGCGTGTCAACCACGCGACACTGGTGCCGGACACGGACGCCTATCGCGGCATGATCACGAAGGTCAACGACTGGGTCGCACACGGTGAACCCAGCCAGGACGCCCTGGAGACAGTGCTGAAAAAGCGGGCCGAACCCCTCGAGGGTGACGGCTTCGACGACGACAGCTGGTGGGCGACCTGGGAGACCGACTACGACAGCGTCGGCGAACTCGCACAGGCGCTGCTCGAGGAGGAGACGACGCTGAAAGAGCAGGGACTGTCACCGACGCTGCGACTGCACCCGCCGCGTGGCGGCCACGACGGGATCAAACACCCGACCAAGGAAGGCGGACAGCTCGGCAAACAGGCGACCGAGGATATCGACGAACTCCTGGAGGCGATGCGATAA
- a CDS encoding 30S ribosomal protein S5: MSEADGWTPRTRLGRKVAEGEIDTMVDALNAGLPLKEPEIVDQLVPDLEDEVLDINMVQRMTDSGRRVKFRCVVVVGNRDGLVGYAEGRDDQVGGAIQKAIDIAKLNLIDVSRSCGSWECGCGRPHTVALRTTGKAGSVEVELQPAPRGLGLAGGETVRKVLELAGIEDIWTRSSGNTRTTVNFAKATFNALRNTAEARVPERAYEKREVIE; the protein is encoded by the coding sequence ATGAGTGAAGCAGACGGATGGACACCACGGACGCGGCTCGGCCGGAAGGTAGCCGAGGGCGAGATCGACACGATGGTCGACGCCCTCAACGCCGGCCTGCCGCTGAAAGAGCCGGAGATCGTAGACCAGCTCGTCCCCGATCTGGAGGACGAAGTACTGGACATCAACATGGTCCAGCGGATGACCGACTCGGGGCGGCGGGTCAAGTTCCGCTGTGTCGTCGTCGTGGGCAACCGCGACGGACTGGTCGGCTACGCCGAGGGGCGTGACGATCAGGTCGGCGGCGCGATCCAGAAGGCGATCGACATCGCCAAACTCAACCTCATCGACGTCTCCCGGAGCTGTGGCTCCTGGGAGTGTGGCTGTGGCCGACCGCACACGGTCGCGCTACGCACGACCGGCAAGGCCGGCAGCGTCGAGGTCGAGCTCCAGCCCGCACCACGCGGACTGGGCCTGGCGGGCGGGGAGACCGTCCGCAAGGTGCTCGAACTCGCAGGCATCGAGGACATCTGGACGCGTTCGTCCGGGAACACGCGCACGACGGTCAACTTCGCAAAGGCGACGTTCAACGCCCTGCGAAACACCGCCGAGGCGCGCGTCCCCGAGCGAGCCTACGAGAAGCGCGAGGTGATCGAATGA
- a CDS encoding 50S ribosomal protein L18: MATGPRYNVPMRRRREARTDYHQRLRLLKSGKPRLVARKSNKHVRAQLVTRGPDGDETAASAVSSDLEEYGWQAPTGNLPAAYLTGLLAGLRAVEAGYESAVLDIGLNSPTPGSKVFAVQEGAIDAGLEIPHNDEVLAPWERTRGEHIAEYADSLDEDLYSGDFDATELPSHFDTIREALLKGDIDL, translated from the coding sequence ATGGCGACAGGACCACGATACAACGTTCCGATGCGCCGGCGCCGCGAGGCCCGGACGGACTACCATCAGCGGTTGCGCCTGCTGAAATCCGGCAAGCCACGCCTGGTCGCTCGCAAGAGCAACAAACACGTCAGGGCGCAGCTGGTGACGAGGGGTCCCGACGGCGACGAGACGGCCGCGAGTGCGGTCTCCAGCGACCTCGAGGAGTACGGCTGGCAAGCCCCCACGGGCAATCTGCCGGCCGCGTACCTCACGGGGCTGCTGGCCGGACTGCGGGCCGTCGAGGCCGGCTACGAGTCGGCCGTGCTGGACATCGGACTCAACAGCCCGACCCCCGGTAGTAAAGTATTCGCAGTGCAGGAAGGCGCAATCGACGCCGGCCTGGAAATCCCCCACAACGACGAGGTACTCGCGCCCTGGGAGCGCACGCGCGGCGAGCACATCGCCGAGTACGCCGACTCGCTGGACGAGGACCTCTACAGTGGGGACTTCGACGCGACGGAGCTGCCGTCGCACTTCGACACGATTCGAGAGGCCCTCCTGAAGGGTGACATCGACCTATGA
- a CDS encoding 50S ribosomal protein L19e — protein sequence MTDLSAQKRLAADVLDVGKNRIWFDPDAQGEIADAITREDVRELVEQGLIQTEEAAGNSRGRAKERQQKRSYGHQKGHGSRKGKAGGRQDDREDWQSRIRAQRRRLRELRDEEEKLSPSEYRTLYDRASGGEFDSVADLERYIEAQFGEN from the coding sequence ATGACCGATCTCAGCGCACAGAAGCGACTGGCTGCGGACGTGCTGGACGTCGGGAAGAACCGGATCTGGTTCGATCCCGACGCGCAGGGCGAGATCGCCGACGCGATCACTCGCGAGGACGTCCGCGAACTGGTCGAGCAGGGACTCATTCAGACCGAAGAAGCCGCCGGCAACTCCCGCGGCCGCGCGAAGGAGCGCCAGCAGAAGCGTTCCTACGGCCACCAGAAGGGACACGGTTCCCGCAAGGGGAAAGCCGGCGGTCGACAGGACGACCGCGAAGACTGGCAGTCGCGCATCCGCGCCCAGCGGCGTCGGCTGCGCGAGCTGCGCGACGAGGAAGAGAAGCTGAGTCCCTCGGAGTATCGCACGCTATACGACCGCGCGAGCGGCGGCGAGTTCGATTCGGTCGCCGACCTTGAGCGGTATATCGAAGCCCAATTCGGTGAGAACTGA
- a CDS encoding 50S ribosomal protein L32e codes for MAEENEFEALTDISGVGDAKAEALREAGFETVDDVQAASQEELAETEGVGNALAARIKADVGGLEVSEEAEGEVEEEEPEAEEEPEEEVETELQPRGLASKTPDLDEGTERLLTQRKRVGKPQFNRQDYHKKKRTPTSWREPRGGLSKQRKGVKGKGPKVEAGFRTPEEVRGLHPSGFEEVRVHNVDDLEDVDGDTQAVRIASKVGARKRERIEEAAEDAEIRVLNPTYVEVEVSE; via the coding sequence ATGGCCGAGGAAAACGAGTTCGAGGCGTTGACCGACATCAGCGGTGTCGGCGACGCGAAAGCCGAAGCACTGCGAGAGGCCGGCTTCGAGACGGTCGACGACGTCCAAGCCGCCTCGCAGGAAGAACTCGCCGAAACAGAGGGCGTCGGGAACGCGCTCGCCGCGCGAATCAAAGCCGACGTCGGCGGGCTCGAAGTCTCCGAAGAAGCCGAGGGCGAAGTCGAAGAAGAAGAGCCCGAGGCGGAGGAAGAGCCCGAGGAAGAAGTCGAGACGGAACTGCAGCCCCGCGGGCTGGCGTCGAAGACGCCCGATCTCGACGAGGGGACCGAGCGACTGCTGACCCAGCGCAAGCGGGTCGGCAAGCCGCAGTTCAACCGCCAGGACTACCACAAGAAAAAGCGCACGCCGACCTCGTGGCGCGAGCCCCGGGGCGGCCTCTCCAAGCAGCGGAAGGGCGTCAAGGGCAAGGGTCCGAAAGTCGAAGCCGGCTTCCGGACGCCCGAGGAAGTTCGGGGACTGCACCCCAGCGGCTTCGAGGAGGTCCGCGTGCACAACGTGGACGACCTCGAGGACGTCGACGGCGACACCCAGGCCGTGCGCATCGCCTCGAAAGTCGGCGCGCGCAAGCGCGAGCGGATCGAGGAAGCCGCCGAGGACGCCGAGATTCGCGTCCTCAATCCCACCTACGTCGAAGTGGAGGTGTCAGAATGA
- a CDS encoding 50S ribosomal protein L6, whose amino-acid sequence MARTALEIPDDVSAEMDRLELTVEGPQGSVTRRLWYPDVSVEANGGEVVIESEAGDAKTRATVGTFESHVENMFHGVTEGWEYKMEVFYSHFPMQVRAEGDEVVIENFLGEKAPRKTPIHGDTEVDVDGEEVTLSGPSIEDVGQTAADIEQLTRVTDKDVRIFQDGVYITQKPSRGDV is encoded by the coding sequence ATGGCACGAACAGCACTCGAAATTCCGGATGACGTCAGCGCCGAGATGGACCGTCTCGAGCTGACCGTCGAGGGACCGCAGGGCAGCGTCACGCGCCGACTCTGGTACCCGGACGTCTCTGTTGAGGCAAACGGTGGCGAGGTCGTCATCGAGTCCGAGGCCGGGGACGCCAAGACGCGCGCGACCGTCGGGACCTTCGAGAGCCACGTGGAGAACATGTTCCACGGGGTTACCGAAGGCTGGGAGTACAAGATGGAAGTCTTCTACTCACACTTCCCGATGCAGGTCCGCGCCGAAGGCGACGAGGTCGTCATCGAGAACTTCCTCGGGGAGAAGGCCCCGCGGAAGACGCCGATCCACGGCGACACCGAGGTCGATGTCGACGGCGAGGAGGTCACACTCTCCGGGCCGAGCATCGAAGACGTCGGCCAGACGGCTGCCGATATCGAACAGTTGACCCGCGTCACGGACAAGGACGTCCGGATCTTCCAAGACGGCGTCTACATTACCCAGAAACCATCGCGAGGTGACGTCTGA
- a CDS encoding 30S ribosomal protein S8, which yields MTGNDPLSNALSAIDNAEGVGKLTQTVEPASNEIGSVLEVFYDSGYIGGFEFVDDGKAGRFEVELKGAINECGSVQPRYSAGADEFEKWEKRFLPAQDYGALVVTTSHGIMSHYEAREAGVGGQVIAYVY from the coding sequence ATGACAGGAAACGACCCACTCAGCAACGCGCTGTCGGCGATCGACAACGCCGAGGGCGTCGGGAAGCTGACACAGACAGTCGAGCCCGCCTCGAACGAGATCGGCAGCGTACTCGAAGTCTTCTACGACAGCGGGTACATCGGCGGCTTCGAGTTCGTCGACGACGGCAAAGCCGGTCGGTTCGAGGTCGAACTGAAGGGTGCGATCAACGAGTGCGGCTCGGTCCAGCCCCGCTATTCGGCGGGCGCTGACGAGTTCGAGAAGTGGGAGAAGCGGTTTCTCCCCGCACAGGATTACGGCGCACTCGTCGTGACCACCAGCCACGGGATCATGAGCCACTACGAGGCCCGCGAAGCGGGCGTCGGTGGCCAGGTGATCGCATACGTCTACTAA
- a CDS encoding 30S ribosomal protein S14 has product MSESESEQDTNEATGEQAAKRTEQMQVCQRCGREQGLVGKYDIWLCRQCFREISRDMGFKKYS; this is encoded by the coding sequence ATGAGCGAGAGCGAATCCGAGCAGGACACGAACGAAGCCACCGGCGAGCAGGCCGCAAAGCGAACCGAACAGATGCAGGTCTGCCAGCGCTGCGGTCGCGAGCAGGGTCTGGTCGGCAAGTACGACATCTGGCTGTGTCGCCAGTGCTTCCGGGAGATCTCCCGCGACATGGGCTTCAAGAAGTACAGCTAA
- a CDS encoding 50S ribosomal protein L5, with the protein MSSESESGEFHEMREPRIEKVVVHMGVGEGGRELANAEEILEEITGQESVRTQAKETVGEFNIREGDPIGAKVTLRDEQAEQFLETSLPLVDLDAGQFDDTGNFSFGVEEHTEFPSQEYDPTIGIYGLDVTVNLVRPGYRVAKREKAARPIPSNHRLDPEDAIAFVESTFDAEVNE; encoded by the coding sequence ATGAGCTCGGAAAGCGAGAGCGGCGAGTTCCACGAGATGCGCGAGCCGCGCATCGAGAAGGTCGTCGTCCACATGGGCGTCGGCGAGGGCGGTCGCGAACTCGCCAACGCCGAGGAGATCCTCGAAGAGATCACCGGCCAGGAGTCCGTCCGGACCCAGGCGAAAGAGACGGTCGGTGAGTTCAACATCCGAGAGGGCGACCCGATCGGAGCGAAGGTCACGCTGCGCGACGAGCAGGCCGAACAGTTCCTCGAGACGTCACTGCCCCTGGTCGATCTCGACGCGGGGCAGTTCGACGACACGGGCAACTTCAGCTTCGGTGTCGAGGAACACACCGAGTTCCCGAGTCAGGAGTACGACCCGACGATCGGGATCTACGGGCTGGACGTGACGGTCAACCTGGTCCGTCCGGGCTATCGCGTCGCCAAGCGCGAGAAGGCCGCCCGTCCGATCCCCTCGAACCACCGGCTCGATCCGGAGGACGCAATCGCGTTCGTCGAGTCGACCTTCGACGCGGAGGTGAACGAATGA
- a CDS encoding 30S ribosomal protein S4e, translating to MSNHQKRLSVPNSWPVERKTQTFTVKADAGPHGEDGVPLLIVLRDVLGYVDSRKEARYALGQDQILINGTPESDESRPVGMFDILAFTEREEYYRVFPGEGGRLALTAIDGEAAESKLGKIVGKQHVPGGDVQLTLHDGHTLLVEADSEYTPGDSIVIANEDDEIVAHFEYEEGALVTAVDGQHAGEIGEIEEIQVTAGSSPNNVLVAQEDGDGFETIDKYVVVIDENFTGDSGTESESASGETASDDEEDEQAAPEADAGAETPDEADDADADSDEQADTEDAGGDDE from the coding sequence ATGAGCAACCACCAGAAACGACTTTCGGTACCGAACAGTTGGCCAGTCGAACGAAAGACCCAGACGTTCACCGTCAAGGCCGACGCCGGCCCGCACGGTGAGGACGGCGTGCCCCTGCTGATCGTCCTCCGGGACGTGCTTGGGTACGTCGACAGCCGCAAGGAAGCCCGCTACGCCCTGGGTCAGGACCAGATCCTGATCAACGGGACGCCCGAGAGCGACGAGTCGCGCCCGGTCGGGATGTTCGACATCCTGGCGTTCACCGAGCGCGAGGAGTACTACCGGGTGTTCCCCGGCGAGGGCGGTCGACTCGCACTGACAGCCATCGACGGCGAGGCCGCCGAGTCCAAGCTCGGCAAGATCGTCGGCAAGCAACACGTCCCCGGCGGCGACGTCCAGCTGACGCTGCACGACGGGCACACGCTGCTGGTCGAAGCCGACAGCGAGTACACGCCGGGCGACTCGATCGTCATCGCGAACGAAGACGACGAGATCGTCGCTCACTTCGAGTACGAGGAGGGCGCGCTCGTCACAGCCGTCGACGGTCAGCACGCCGGCGAGATCGGGGAGATCGAAGAGATCCAGGTCACCGCCGGCTCCTCGCCGAACAACGTCCTGGTCGCCCAGGAAGACGGCGACGGCTTCGAGACCATCGACAAGTACGTCGTCGTCATCGACGAGAACTTTACGGGCGATTCGGGGACCGAATCGGAATCAGCGAGCGGTGAAACCGCGAGCGACGACGAGGAGGACGAACAGGCTGCACCTGAGGCAGACGCCGGGGCCGAGACCCCTGACGAGGCCGACGACGCAGACGCCGACAGCGACGAGCAGGCAGACACTGAAGACGCCGGAGGTGACGACGAATGA
- the rplX gene encoding 50S ribosomal protein L24, which produces MSKQPSKQRTQTRRAPLHEKQKQVRATLSEDLREEYGQRNVRVNEGDTVEVMRGDFAGEEGDVVDVDLRESVVHVEDVTLETADGEEVPRALEPSNLRVTDLDLEDDRRQARLESEEDSA; this is translated from the coding sequence ATGAGCAAGCAACCATCGAAACAGCGAACACAGACACGGCGCGCCCCGCTGCACGAGAAGCAAAAGCAGGTGCGGGCGACGCTGTCCGAGGATCTCCGCGAGGAGTACGGACAGCGCAACGTCCGCGTCAACGAGGGCGACACCGTCGAGGTCATGCGCGGTGACTTCGCCGGCGAGGAAGGCGACGTTGTCGACGTCGACCTCCGCGAATCCGTCGTCCACGTCGAGGACGTCACCCTGGAGACGGCAGACGGGGAGGAAGTTCCCCGGGCGCTCGAACCGAGCAATCTCCGCGTGACCGACCTCGACCTCGAAGACGACCGTCGGCAGGCGCGCCTGGAAAGCGAGGAGGATAGCGCATGA
- a CDS encoding 50S ribosomal protein L14 — translation MEALKADVTQGLEKGSLINCADNTGARELKVISISNYQGTKNRHPKAGLGDKITVSVTKGTPEMRRQVLEAVIIRQRKPIRRPDGTRVKYEDNAAVIVDENEDPRGTEIKGPVAREVAERFGSIASTATMIV, via the coding sequence ATGGAGGCGCTGAAAGCCGACGTCACTCAGGGTTTGGAGAAGGGGTCGCTGATCAACTGCGCCGACAACACCGGCGCACGCGAACTCAAAGTGATCAGCATCAGCAACTACCAGGGTACCAAGAACCGCCACCCGAAGGCTGGTCTGGGTGACAAGATCACCGTCTCGGTCACCAAGGGGACGCCGGAGATGCGTCGTCAGGTGCTCGAGGCGGTCATCATCCGCCAGCGCAAGCCCATCCGCCGACCCGACGGCACGCGCGTCAAGTACGAGGACAACGCGGCCGTCATCGTCGACGAGAACGAGGACCCGCGCGGGACCGAGATCAAAGGCCCCGTCGCACGGGAAGTCGCGGAGCGGTTCGGCAGCATCGCATCGACAGCGACGATGATCGTATAG
- a CDS encoding 30S ribosomal protein S17, producing the protein MAIGLNVQQPETSCDDENCPFHGTLSVRGQTLEGTVASTDMEKTVVVEREYDVKVPKYDRYMKRRSRVPAHAPPCLDIEVGDTVTIAETRPLSKTKSHVVVDVTPEGGEE; encoded by the coding sequence ATGGCGATAGGACTGAACGTACAACAGCCGGAGACGAGCTGTGACGACGAGAACTGCCCGTTCCACGGCACCCTTTCGGTGCGCGGGCAGACGCTCGAAGGCACAGTCGCCTCCACAGACATGGAGAAGACCGTCGTCGTCGAGCGCGAGTACGACGTCAAGGTGCCCAAATACGACCGATACATGAAGCGTCGGTCCCGGGTGCCCGCGCACGCTCCGCCGTGCCTCGACATCGAGGTCGGCGACACGGTCACGATAGCAGAGACACGACCGCTCTCGAAGACGAAATCCCACGTCGTCGTCGACGTGACCCCCGAAGGGGGTGAAGAGTGA
- a CDS encoding ribonuclease P protein component 1 yields the protein MTRTPETLARHELVGLDVRVTAASNPDLLDIEGEVVMETTNTLHIERADRAWPARNDVPRDVRAGQRGATRRESEAVSPPRAREKLVPKAAAAFEFTLSDGQRVQIEGERLVARPARRTEHTGDSTWR from the coding sequence ATGACACGCACGCCCGAGACGCTCGCGCGACACGAACTGGTCGGACTAGACGTCCGCGTTACGGCGGCGTCTAACCCCGACTTGCTGGATATCGAAGGCGAGGTCGTCATGGAGACGACCAACACGTTGCATATCGAGCGAGCCGACCGGGCGTGGCCAGCGCGGAACGACGTTCCGCGTGACGTTCGAGCGGGCCAGCGCGGCGCCACGCGCCGCGAGTCCGAGGCGGTGTCACCGCCTCGCGCCCGCGAGAAACTGGTGCCGAAGGCGGCTGCGGCGTTCGAATTCACTCTTTCGGACGGACAGCGAGTCCAGATCGAAGGAGAGCGACTCGTCGCACGACCGGCCCGACGCACAGAACACACAGGTGATTCCACATGGCGATAG
- the rpmC gene encoding 50S ribosomal protein L29, producing the protein MSIVHVEELRDMTPAERQNELEELETELLNAEAVKAAGGAPDNPGRIGELRRTIARIKTIQREEGDLE; encoded by the coding sequence ATGAGCATCGTCCACGTCGAAGAACTGCGGGACATGACGCCCGCGGAACGGCAGAACGAACTCGAGGAACTCGAGACGGAACTGCTGAACGCCGAGGCCGTCAAGGCCGCCGGTGGTGCGCCGGACAACCCCGGCCGTATCGGCGAACTCCGCCGGACGATCGCGCGGATCAAAACGATCCAGCGTGAGGAGGGTGATCTCGAATGA
- a CDS encoding 30S ribosomal protein S3 — MADEQQFIEDGLQRTQIDEFFAEELGRAGYGGMDVAKTPMGTQIVLKAEKPGMVIGKGGKNIRKLTTTLEEEFDLDDPQVDVQEVEEPDLNAQIVADRLANALERGWYFRKAGHTTIDRIMEAGAKGAEIVLSGKVTGARSRVEKFNRGYIKHNGEPAQNIVDHGQGVAVMKLGTIGVDVKIIPPDAELPDDFEIYEDVDVADYVEDVEGESVEELLEGEPDEESATPVTESEPEEPSTGEEVVEEEVVDEEFEEVETPGGDVEENLDELEEAVDEELDEETEAEAEELLDEMDSEETANDGEDTDEEGDQ, encoded by the coding sequence ATGGCCGACGAACAGCAGTTCATCGAGGACGGGCTCCAGCGGACCCAGATCGACGAGTTCTTCGCTGAAGAGCTCGGTCGTGCGGGCTACGGCGGCATGGACGTCGCCAAGACGCCGATGGGGACCCAGATCGTCCTCAAGGCCGAGAAGCCCGGCATGGTCATCGGCAAGGGTGGGAAGAACATCCGCAAGCTCACGACCACGCTGGAAGAGGAGTTCGACCTCGACGACCCGCAGGTCGACGTCCAAGAGGTCGAGGAGCCGGATCTGAACGCCCAGATCGTCGCCGATCGACTGGCGAACGCCCTCGAACGCGGCTGGTACTTCCGGAAGGCCGGCCACACCACGATCGACCGGATCATGGAGGCCGGCGCGAAGGGTGCCGAGATCGTCCTCTCCGGAAAGGTCACGGGCGCACGCTCGCGCGTCGAGAAGTTCAACCGTGGCTACATCAAGCACAACGGCGAACCCGCACAGAACATCGTCGATCACGGACAGGGCGTCGCCGTCATGAAGCTCGGGACGATCGGTGTGGACGTCAAGATCATCCCGCCGGACGCCGAGTTGCCCGACGACTTCGAGATCTACGAGGACGTCGACGTCGCCGATTACGTCGAAGACGTCGAGGGCGAGTCCGTCGAGGAACTCCTCGAAGGCGAACCCGACGAGGAGAGCGCGACCCCGGTGACCGAGAGCGAACCTGAGGAACCGTCCACCGGCGAGGAAGTCGTCGAGGAGGAGGTCGTCGACGAGGAGTTCGAAGAGGTCGAAACTCCCGGCGGTGACGTCGAGGAGAACCTCGACGAACTCGAAGAAGCCGTCGACGAAGAGCTCGACGAGGAGACCGAGGCGGAAGCCGAGGAACTGCTCGACGAGATGGACAGCGAAGAAACCGCGAACGACGGCGAAGACACCGACGAGGAGGGTGACCAATGA